The following coding sequences lie in one Deltaproteobacteria bacterium genomic window:
- the def gene encoding peptide deformylase codes for MTLLKIAQIGAPVLRERAREVEREELRSAPFQQFIDDLVETMRDANGAGLAAIQVHRPVRVCVMEVDGNPRYPYKPKIPLTILVNPVLTPLSEERFDNYEGCLSVPDLRGVVSRFAELRVQAWDRDGNAIDREVRGITAGTFQHEVDHLDATLFIDRVTDPRTLCIWKEFARHREADFRAQVERVVARYGS; via the coding sequence GTGACACTGCTGAAGATCGCCCAGATCGGCGCGCCGGTGCTGCGTGAGCGCGCCCGCGAGGTCGAGCGCGAAGAGCTGCGCAGCGCGCCCTTCCAGCAGTTCATCGACGACCTCGTCGAGACCATGCGCGACGCGAACGGAGCTGGGCTCGCGGCCATCCAGGTGCATCGCCCCGTGCGCGTGTGCGTGATGGAGGTCGACGGCAACCCGCGCTATCCGTACAAGCCGAAGATCCCGCTCACCATCCTCGTGAACCCGGTGCTGACGCCGCTGTCCGAGGAGCGCTTCGACAACTACGAGGGCTGCTTGTCGGTGCCCGACCTGCGCGGGGTGGTGTCGCGCTTCGCCGAGCTGCGCGTGCAGGCGTGGGACCGCGACGGCAACGCCATCGACCGCGAGGTCCGGGGCATCACCGCTGGGACGTTTCAGCACGAGGTCGATCACCTCGACGCCACACTGTTCATCGATCGCGTGACCGATCCGCGAACGTTGTGCATTTGGAAGGAATTCGCCCGCCATCGCGAGGCCGACTTCCGCGCCCAGGTCGAACGCGTCGTCGCGCGCTACGGCTCCTGA